A window of Longispora fulva contains these coding sequences:
- a CDS encoding AfsR/SARP family transcriptional regulator has translation MEFRILGPLEIRADDGTVRRPARRRQRLLLAILLTRPNQPVSAARLVDELWAGDPPDSATANLQSYVSDLRRLLGRDRLPHRNGGYLLRVDDAELDTHTFTALHARGREALDRGGHAEAAAHLTAALDLWRGDVLEDLPDLAWPEAGRWADLRQVAAEDAMAAQLGLGRHDEAAAELRILTRRHPQRERLWNLLMLALYRSGRQTEALAAYREFYRLITAEFGVEPGADLRRLHARILATDPDLDVPAPPGAPRPRQLPASASAFTGRDEHLATLDALPRDVTVAAIVGGGGVGKTTLSVYWAQRAADRFPDGQLHVDLRGHAPPPARPLRPAEALAGFLRALGVPAERVPTDLDEAASLYRSLLAGRRVLVLLDNAASAEQVRPLLPGGADGLTLVTSRDRLSGLVAVDGAHRLTLGALTPAEARALLARVLGADRLAAEPAETDALVRLCGALPLALRVAAAVLADHPERTLAGYVAELSGGRLDALEISGDGQAAARATFDLSYARLGPDARRLFRLIGLAPGTDISVASAAAVAGVGVGEAGRLLDQLAAAHLMSVGGERFGCHDLLRLYAVERAEGEDSPAERAAALDRLTRHYLGTADAAARLLYPNKVRLPYEPAAGVPAWPPGSAPADREEAGAWLEAELANLVAMVTDAADRGAHADAALLADALRGWFSTRPHPLDWFTVADAGLAAANSTGDLRAQASAHLSLAAAHSCVGRRDESEHHLSAAVELADKADWPDLAATALTSLGASHALRGAWPAAIDLYQRALALHESVGRLSGQAASLTELGLAHMELGRPELAVEYQRRAVDLFHRAGLRPGVAHARNRLGMTCHALGRLSAAVEHLTAALDLAREIGDRTAEWAVLDSAAMAYLDLGDTDRATEYARAALELTPHVPQQGIAAYVHNTVAAVALRCRRLDEAADGYATALRLARQNGHRPAEGAALVGQSSVHLARGHAEQAREDARRALVLVTGEEGGELAARAGVALAAALVRLGRHAEAVGHAGRAAEAHRAAGYRLGHARALVVLGHARAGADGAEAAAECWREAYAILAGAGATPEAAALSEYPGIGPSAS, from the coding sequence GTGGAGTTTCGCATCCTGGGTCCGCTGGAGATCCGGGCGGACGACGGCACGGTGCGCCGACCGGCGCGCCGCCGGCAACGCCTCCTCCTCGCGATCCTGCTCACCCGGCCCAACCAGCCGGTGTCGGCCGCGCGGCTCGTGGACGAGCTGTGGGCCGGTGACCCGCCCGACTCCGCGACGGCCAACCTACAGTCCTACGTGTCCGACCTGCGCCGGCTCCTCGGCCGCGACCGGCTGCCGCACCGCAACGGCGGCTACCTGCTGCGGGTCGACGACGCCGAGCTCGACACGCACACGTTCACGGCCCTGCACGCCCGGGGCCGCGAGGCCCTCGACCGGGGCGGGCACGCCGAGGCCGCCGCGCACCTGACCGCCGCGCTGGACCTGTGGCGCGGCGACGTCCTGGAGGACCTGCCGGACCTGGCCTGGCCGGAGGCCGGTCGGTGGGCCGACCTGCGCCAGGTCGCCGCCGAGGACGCGATGGCCGCCCAGCTAGGCCTCGGCCGGCACGACGAGGCGGCCGCCGAGCTGCGGATCCTCACCCGCCGGCACCCGCAGCGCGAACGGCTGTGGAACCTGCTGATGCTCGCCCTGTACCGCTCGGGCCGCCAGACCGAGGCCCTGGCCGCCTACCGGGAGTTCTACCGGCTGATCACCGCGGAGTTCGGGGTCGAGCCGGGGGCCGACCTACGCAGGCTGCACGCCCGTATCCTGGCCACCGACCCCGACCTGGACGTGCCGGCACCCCCGGGCGCGCCCCGGCCCCGGCAGTTGCCCGCGTCCGCCTCGGCGTTCACGGGCCGCGACGAGCACCTGGCCACCCTCGACGCGCTCCCCCGCGATGTCACGGTCGCCGCCATCGTCGGCGGCGGCGGGGTCGGCAAAACCACCCTTTCCGTGTACTGGGCCCAGCGCGCCGCCGACCGTTTCCCCGACGGCCAGCTCCACGTCGACCTGCGCGGCCACGCCCCGCCCCCGGCCCGCCCGCTCCGGCCCGCCGAGGCCCTGGCAGGCTTCCTCCGCGCGCTCGGGGTGCCCGCCGAGCGGGTGCCGACCGACCTGGACGAGGCCGCCAGCCTGTACCGGTCGCTGCTGGCCGGCCGCCGGGTCCTCGTCCTCCTCGACAACGCCGCCAGCGCCGAACAGGTCCGCCCCCTGCTGCCGGGCGGAGCGGACGGCCTGACCCTGGTCACGAGCCGGGACCGGCTGTCGGGGCTGGTCGCCGTGGACGGCGCGCACCGGCTGACCCTCGGCGCGCTCACCCCCGCAGAGGCACGCGCCCTGCTCGCCCGGGTGCTCGGCGCGGACCGGCTCGCCGCCGAGCCGGCCGAGACCGACGCGCTGGTCCGGCTGTGCGGGGCGCTGCCGCTCGCGCTGCGGGTCGCCGCCGCCGTGCTCGCCGACCACCCGGAACGGACCCTGGCCGGGTACGTCGCCGAGCTGTCCGGCGGCCGGCTCGACGCGCTGGAGATCAGCGGGGACGGACAGGCCGCGGCACGGGCGACGTTCGACCTGTCGTACGCGCGGCTCGGGCCGGACGCCCGGCGGCTGTTCCGGCTGATCGGCCTGGCCCCGGGTACCGACATCAGCGTCGCCTCGGCCGCCGCTGTCGCGGGGGTCGGGGTCGGGGAGGCCGGCCGGTTGCTCGACCAGCTCGCGGCGGCGCATCTGATGAGCGTCGGCGGGGAGCGTTTCGGGTGCCATGACCTGTTGCGGCTGTACGCCGTGGAGCGCGCCGAGGGCGAGGACTCCCCCGCCGAGCGGGCCGCCGCCCTGGACCGGCTCACCCGGCACTACCTGGGCACGGCGGACGCGGCGGCCCGGTTGCTGTACCCGAACAAGGTCCGACTGCCCTACGAGCCCGCCGCGGGCGTCCCGGCCTGGCCGCCGGGGTCCGCGCCCGCCGACCGGGAGGAGGCCGGCGCCTGGTTGGAGGCCGAGCTGGCCAACCTGGTCGCGATGGTCACCGACGCCGCCGACCGGGGCGCGCACGCCGACGCGGCCCTGCTGGCCGACGCCCTGCGCGGCTGGTTCTCCACCCGGCCGCACCCGCTGGACTGGTTCACGGTCGCCGACGCCGGCCTGGCCGCCGCGAACAGCACCGGCGACCTGCGGGCCCAGGCCTCGGCGCACCTGAGCCTCGCCGCGGCGCACAGCTGCGTCGGCCGGCGCGACGAGTCCGAGCACCACCTCTCCGCCGCCGTGGAGCTGGCCGACAAGGCCGACTGGCCGGACCTGGCCGCCACGGCGCTGACCAGCCTCGGGGCCAGCCACGCGCTGCGGGGCGCCTGGCCGGCGGCGATCGACCTGTACCAGCGGGCACTGGCCCTGCACGAGTCGGTCGGCCGGCTGTCGGGCCAGGCCGCGAGCCTCACCGAGCTGGGCCTGGCCCACATGGAACTCGGCCGGCCGGAGCTCGCCGTCGAGTACCAGCGCCGCGCCGTCGACCTGTTCCACCGGGCCGGGCTGCGCCCCGGGGTGGCGCACGCCCGCAACCGGCTCGGCATGACCTGCCACGCGCTCGGCCGGCTGTCCGCCGCCGTGGAGCACCTCACGGCGGCCCTCGACCTGGCCCGCGAGATCGGCGACCGGACGGCCGAGTGGGCGGTGCTGGACAGCGCGGCAATGGCCTACCTGGACCTGGGCGACACCGACCGGGCGACGGAGTACGCGCGGGCCGCCCTGGAACTCACCCCGCACGTCCCGCAGCAGGGCATCGCCGCGTACGTGCACAACACCGTCGCCGCAGTCGCGCTGCGGTGCCGCCGGCTCGACGAGGCCGCCGACGGGTACGCCACCGCGTTGCGCCTCGCACGGCAGAACGGCCACCGGCCGGCCGAGGGCGCGGCGCTCGTCGGGCAGAGCTCCGTGCACCTGGCCCGGGGCCACGCCGAGCAGGCCCGCGAGGACGCCCGCCGGGCCCTGGTGCTGGTCACCGGCGAGGAGGGCGGCGAGCTGGCCGCCCGGGCCGGGGTCGCGCTCGCCGCGGCCCTCGTCCGCCTGGGCCGGCACGCCGAGGCCGTCGGGCACGCCGGACGGGCCGCCGAGGCGCACCGGGCGGCGGGTTACCGGCTCGGGCACGCCCGGGCGCTGGTCGTCCTCGGACACGCCCGGGCGGGCGCCGACGGGGCGGAGGCGGCGGCGGAGTGCTGGCGGGAGGCGTACGCGATCCTGGCCGGGGCGGGGGCGACCCCGGAGGCCGCGGCGCTGAGTGAGTACCCCGGAATCGGCCCTTCGGCGTCCTGA
- a CDS encoding flavodoxin family protein: protein MYDDLSALFINCTLKRSPELSHTGGLVAISRSIMEAQGVAVSEIRAVDHDIATGVWPDMTEHGWATDEWPALYERVMAADILVIAGPIWLGDNSSVTKRVIERLYACSSLLNDAGQYAYYGRVGGCLITGNEDGVKHCAMNVLYSLQHLGYSVPPQADAGWIGEAGPGPSYLDPGSGGPQNDFTNRNTTFMTWNLLHLARMLKDAGGFPAHGNQRSAWDAGARFDFPNPEYR, encoded by the coding sequence ATGTATGACGACCTGAGTGCCCTGTTCATCAACTGCACGCTCAAGCGTTCCCCCGAGCTGAGCCACACCGGCGGACTGGTCGCGATCAGCCGCTCGATCATGGAGGCCCAGGGCGTGGCCGTGTCCGAGATCCGGGCCGTGGATCACGACATCGCCACCGGCGTCTGGCCCGACATGACCGAGCACGGCTGGGCGACCGACGAGTGGCCGGCGCTGTACGAGCGGGTGATGGCCGCCGACATCCTCGTGATCGCCGGCCCGATCTGGCTGGGCGACAACAGTTCCGTGACCAAGCGGGTGATCGAGCGGCTGTACGCGTGCTCCAGCCTCCTCAACGACGCCGGCCAGTACGCCTACTACGGCCGGGTCGGCGGCTGCCTGATCACCGGCAACGAGGACGGGGTCAAGCACTGCGCGATGAACGTGCTCTACAGCCTGCAGCACCTGGGCTACAGCGTCCCCCCGCAGGCCGACGCGGGCTGGATCGGCGAGGCCGGCCCCGGACCGTCCTATCTGGACCCCGGCTCCGGCGGCCCGCAGAACGACTTCACGAACCGGAACACGACGTTCATGACGTGGAACCTGCTGCACCTGGCGCGGATGCTCAAGGACGCCGGAGGCTTCCCCGCACACGGCAACCAGCGCTCGGCCTGGGACGCCGGGGCCCGGTTCGACTTCCCGAACCCGGAGTACCGCTGA
- a CDS encoding AfsR/SARP family transcriptional regulator, which produces MGEELSRIRIGLLGPVEVWHAGASLRLGPPMQRVVLALLAVDAGRAVPVERLVAALWDGQPPDRAAGLVQSYVSRLRVVLRPAGLAVTHRPGGYVLDLEPGAVDLHAFRALAAGSGTAPLRAALDLWRGEPLAGLPDTGPVERLRSGWVDERIGVLEERLDRELLAGRHREALGPLVALAEEYPLRERPLALLLVALHRSGRRAEALARYDRARRLLADELGLDPGPALAELRARLLRDDPDLTPAATDPAGDGPPRMLPHNVPDLPGRAAEVARLVALADRTSSAVVIAAIDGPAGVGKTALAVRAAHALADRFPDGQIFCDLRGSAPVTDPGAALHAGAALHALLRSVGVPGHRIPADVDERAALWRTELAGQRVLVVLDDAADAAQVRPLVPGTPGSLVLVTSRRRLATLDGAVAVSLTGT; this is translated from the coding sequence GTGGGGGAAGAGCTGAGTCGGATCAGGATCGGGCTGCTGGGACCGGTGGAGGTGTGGCACGCCGGCGCGTCGCTGCGGTTGGGGCCGCCGATGCAGCGGGTGGTGCTCGCCCTGCTGGCCGTCGACGCCGGCCGGGCCGTGCCCGTCGAGCGGCTCGTCGCGGCCCTCTGGGACGGCCAGCCGCCGGACCGCGCTGCCGGCCTCGTCCAGTCCTACGTGTCCCGGCTCCGGGTGGTGCTGCGGCCCGCCGGGCTCGCCGTCACCCACCGCCCAGGGGGGTACGTGCTGGACCTGGAACCCGGGGCCGTGGACCTGCACGCGTTCCGCGCACTGGCGGCCGGCTCCGGGACGGCCCCGCTCCGCGCCGCGCTGGACCTGTGGCGGGGCGAGCCGCTGGCCGGCCTGCCGGACACCGGCCCCGTGGAGCGGCTGCGTTCCGGCTGGGTCGACGAACGGATCGGCGTCCTCGAGGAGCGTCTCGACCGGGAACTGCTGGCCGGCCGGCACCGGGAGGCGCTCGGGCCGCTGGTGGCGCTCGCCGAGGAGTACCCGCTGCGGGAGCGGCCCCTGGCGCTGCTGCTCGTGGCGCTGCACCGGTCCGGCCGGCGCGCGGAGGCCCTGGCCCGGTACGACCGCGCCCGCCGCCTCCTCGCCGACGAACTCGGCCTGGACCCCGGCCCGGCCCTCGCGGAACTGCGGGCCCGGCTCCTGCGCGACGATCCCGATCTGACGCCGGCGGCCACCGACCCGGCCGGAGACGGCCCGCCGCGCATGTTGCCGCACAACGTCCCCGACCTCCCCGGGCGGGCCGCGGAGGTCGCGCGGCTGGTGGCGCTCGCCGACCGCACGTCCTCGGCGGTGGTGATCGCGGCGATCGACGGGCCGGCCGGGGTGGGCAAGACCGCCCTCGCCGTACGGGCCGCGCACGCCCTGGCCGACCGGTTCCCCGACGGCCAGATCTTCTGCGACCTGCGCGGCAGCGCCCCGGTGACGGACCCGGGCGCGGCGCTCCACGCTGGCGCGGCACTCCACGCGCTGTTGCGGTCCGTCGGGGTGCCCGGGCACCGGATCCCCGCCGACGTCGACGAACGGGCCGCGCTGTGGCGGACCGAGCTGGCCGGACAGCGGGTGCTGGTGGTGCTCGACGACGCGGCCGACGCGGCCCAGGTCAGGCCACTGGTGCCGGGGACCCCGGGGTCGTTGGTCCTGGTCACGAGCCGACGGCGGCTGGCGACCCTGGACGGCGCCGTGGCCGTCTCTCTCACCGGGACATAG
- a CDS encoding SH3 domain-containing protein: MIVSSAVALASPAGAEPAEPTIQSITATCVDGTRIRLAPETGAVLGLCYAAHAVRAHCRPSTTGGYWVRITDTTTGVEGWVSGNLIRAIGWETLPYC; this comes from the coding sequence ATGATCGTGTCGTCCGCGGTCGCCCTGGCCTCACCGGCCGGCGCGGAACCCGCCGAGCCGACCATCCAGTCCATCACCGCCACCTGCGTCGACGGCACCCGGATCCGCCTCGCGCCCGAGACCGGCGCCGTCCTCGGGCTGTGCTACGCCGCCCACGCCGTGCGCGCGCACTGCCGACCCAGCACCACCGGTGGCTACTGGGTGCGGATCACCGACACCACCACGGGCGTCGAGGGCTGGGTGAGCGGGAACCTGATCAGGGCCATCGGCTGGGAGACGCTCCCGTACTGCTAG
- a CDS encoding VOC family protein, whose protein sequence is MKVDAPYAQGTPCWVELMAPADQRGAIGFYKAVFGWTGEPGPAEFGGYTMMLLDGRPVAGIGVTMPQQPPTFWATYLAADAADDVAGRIGTSGGQVLMPPMDVPPVGRILLAADPTGAVFGVWQAHDFFGAQVVNEPGAWTWNELDTPDAEAAAPFYAEAFGITVPPMIGRSDYRVFTVADRHVAGLQQVTGPPRWSVYFAVTDPDATAAACVRAGGQIVREPADVPGVGRVAVLLDPQDAEFSVISPT, encoded by the coding sequence GTGAAGGTCGACGCGCCGTACGCGCAGGGAACGCCCTGCTGGGTCGAGCTGATGGCCCCCGCCGATCAGCGGGGTGCCATCGGGTTCTACAAGGCGGTGTTCGGCTGGACGGGCGAACCCGGACCGGCCGAGTTCGGCGGGTACACGATGATGCTCCTCGACGGCCGCCCGGTCGCCGGGATCGGCGTCACCATGCCCCAGCAGCCGCCGACGTTCTGGGCCACCTACCTCGCCGCCGACGCGGCCGACGACGTGGCCGGCCGGATCGGCACGTCCGGCGGCCAGGTGCTGATGCCGCCGATGGACGTGCCGCCCGTCGGCCGGATCCTGCTGGCCGCCGATCCCACCGGCGCGGTGTTCGGCGTGTGGCAGGCGCACGACTTCTTCGGCGCGCAGGTCGTCAACGAACCCGGCGCGTGGACGTGGAACGAGCTCGACACCCCCGACGCCGAGGCGGCGGCCCCGTTCTACGCCGAGGCGTTCGGGATCACCGTGCCGCCGATGATCGGCCGGTCAGACTACCGGGTGTTCACCGTGGCCGACCGGCATGTCGCCGGGTTGCAGCAGGTCACGGGCCCGCCGCGCTGGTCGGTGTACTTCGCGGTCACCGACCCGGACGCCACGGCCGCGGCGTGCGTCCGCGCGGGCGGCCAGATCGTGCGGGAGCCGGCGGACGTGCCGGGCGTGGGGCGGGTCGCGGTGCTGCTGGATCCGCAGGACGCGGAGTTCTCGGTGATCAGCCCGACGTGA